The segment CCGCATTGAGGAGGCGTCGGAGCAGCCGAACGGTACGCCGCCGGGCCGCGACGGCCGAAATCAGCAGCCCGGCCAGCATCGCAATGACCGCCACCGCGACGCCGAGCGCGATCAGCACGCCGCGCGACAGGGCTTCGCCCGGCAGGAACGCCAGCGCGGCGAGGCCGCCGAGCGCGAAGAAGAGCAGCGTGGCGACGAACGTCAGCAGCGAGCAGAGAATCGCTTCGGACAGCCGTGCCCCGCGCCGGCACAGCACGTAAAGCTGCGCGGCGCCGCCGCCCGTCTGCGCCGGCGTGATCGCGCCCAGCAGCATGTTCGCCCAGTTCGCCCGCATGCAGTGCCAGAGCGAGACGCGGGAGAAGACGCGGCCGTCGAGCAGCAGACGGTATCGGAGGCCGCCCAGCGTGAAGTCCAGTGCGAGCAGCGCCAGCAGGGCGACCGCGAACCCCGGCGTGATGCGGGCGAGGATGCTGTCGAGCTCCGAAGGGGGGCGCCACCGGACGAGCGCCACGAGTCCCAGCGCCGTCAGCCCGCCGAACGCGAGCGCGCCGGCGATGAGCTTGCTTCGCGCCGGGATGGGGGAACTCGGTTGGGGACTCGCCACTCGTTGGTTACGCCTCGCGGGGGGCAGGGAGATTCAACGCGCCCGCGCGGCCGTGGACCGCGCGGGCGGCGTCCGCTGCATGCCTACGTGCCGGCCCTGGCGATGGATTCGCGGATCTTCTCAACGGTGAGCGCGGTCCGGTAGGCCCGAAGCTTGAGGCCGACCTCGATCGTCTTCTCGCTGGGGGCGATCGGGACGCCGTTGATCTTCGCGAGCCCCGCCTTCACGCGTTGGTCGTAGCGGACCACGGTGGGGTCGACGGTCATCATCAGACTCGTAATGCCGAAGCTGTCGTGGATGCCGTCGTTCTCCGTCTCCACGATCCCCAGCTCGGACTCGAGGAAACCCCCGCCTCCGTAGCGGTAGTACTCGGGGATGTGATGGGCGTGGGCGTCGTCCCAGCGCTCGTTGAGGCGCGCGGCGACGTTCGCCATCCCCTGCACGTTCCCGCCGCTGTCGCCGATGAAGACGATGTGCTCGAAGCCGTGTGCCTTCAGGCTGGAGGCGACGTCATCGAGCACCGCCTCGAAGGTCTCCTGGCGGAGCGAGATCGTGCCGGGGTAGCGCATGTGGCCCGAGGGTTCGTCGATGTCCCCCTCGGGAACGAGTTTCACGATCGGCGCGCAGAGCGCATTGCCCAGCTCCCGGGCGATGGCCTCGCACGTCCCCTGCAGCACGTAGTTGTGCTTGCCGGTGGCGACGTACGGTCCGTTCTGCTCGATCCCGCCCGTGGAGATGATCGCGATGTCGTAGCCGTCGGCCATCATGTCGCGGACTTCCATCCACGTGAGTTCCTCGATCCAGATCGAGTCGAACATCTCGATCGGGCGCTCCGAGACGAGTTCGGCGTCGATCCGGGCCTCGTATTCCGCCATGAGACGGGCGCGCTCCTCCGGCGTCATCTGCGGGTTCTGGGCCGTGGCTCCGGCCGGGACACCGAGGGGGATCGCCGCCAGGGCGATCAGGGCGATCGGGGCGGTCAACCTCGAACGGGCGTGCGACATGGTTCTCCTCCTCTTTCCTCGGGCCGGACCGGAATCGGCCGGGACGGAGCCGGACCGGTTTGGCCGGACTACAACGGCGTGGTATTTCACGTCATATTTCGGGTGACACGGCTTTCGGGTGACACTGCGGCGTACAAATGTCCGGTGCGGGTAAGCCGGCCGGCAAGGGGATCATACACCATGGCAGATCGAAACGGGCGGCGGGCCGAGCCGGTCGCGATCATCGGGATGGCGTGCCGTTTCCCCGGCGCGTCCGGCATTCCGGCGTTCTGGCGCCTGCTCGAGGAGGGCGGAAACTCCGTCCAGGAAGGGGTCCCGGGTTCCGGCGTGGGGCGCTGGGGCCAGATCTTCGGGGACCACGCGGTCCTGAGCGATGGCTGCCGCTTCGGCGCCTTCGTGGACGACATCGATCTGTTCGACGACGCCTTCTTCAGGATCTCGCCGGTGGAGGCGGAACTGCTGGACCCGCAGCA is part of the Candidatus Palauibacter scopulicola genome and harbors:
- a CDS encoding flippase-like domain-containing protein — translated: MASPQPSSPIPARSKLIAGALAFGGLTALGLVALVRWRPPSELDSILARITPGFAVALLALLALDFTLGGLRYRLLLDGRVFSRVSLWHCMRANWANMLLGAITPAQTGGGAAQLYVLCRRGARLSEAILCSLLTFVATLLFFALGGLAALAFLPGEALSRGVLIALGVAVAVIAMLAGLLISAVAARRRTVRLLRRLLNAASRRGTRVRRWAAAARRLLSREIERLAAGVRAVASRGKVTLVWVCLATAVLYLNKYFMGYVLAAALQGPVDLSFIGLQLLQHIVLYFSPTPGASGIAEASTGLLMNRVLLVEVTVLWVVGWRLLTTFFGTVLGAFVMFAEARRHVADVRAGEREAAA
- a CDS encoding creatininase family protein, translating into MSHARSRLTAPIALIALAAIPLGVPAGATAQNPQMTPEERARLMAEYEARIDAELVSERPIEMFDSIWIEELTWMEVRDMMADGYDIAIISTGGIEQNGPYVATGKHNYVLQGTCEAIARELGNALCAPIVKLVPEGDIDEPSGHMRYPGTISLRQETFEAVLDDVASSLKAHGFEHIVFIGDSGGNVQGMANVAARLNERWDDAHAHHIPEYYRYGGGGFLESELGIVETENDGIHDSFGITSLMMTVDPTVVRYDQRVKAGLAKINGVPIAPSEKTIEVGLKLRAYRTALTVEKIRESIARAGT